The Trichosurus vulpecula isolate mTriVul1 chromosome 3, mTriVul1.pri, whole genome shotgun sequence genome includes a window with the following:
- the LOC118843731 gene encoding proteasome subunit beta type-6-like, whose amino-acid sequence MASALVAARGACPGPAYGPMGLAPDWGNRGVSTGTTIMAVQFDGDVVLGADSRTTTGSYIANRVTDKLTPIHDRIFCCRSGSAADTQAVADAVTYQLSFHSIELNEPPLVHTAANLFKEMCYRYREDLMAGIIVAGWDPYEGVQVYSVPMGGMMIRQPFSIGGSGSSYIYGYVDATYQEGMNEKQCLQFTANALALAMERDGSSGGVIRLAAITEKGVERQVLMGDQLPRFPVTTFPSA is encoded by the coding sequence ATGGCTTCGGCTCTAGTAGCGGCTCGAGGAGCGTGCCCCGGACCAGCCTATGGGCCTATGGGCCTCGCCCCGGACTGGGGGAATCGAGGCGTCTCCACCGGGACCACCATCATGGCCGTGCAGTTTGATGGGGACGTGGTCCTGGGAGCAGATTCCAGGACTACCACCGGGTCGTACATCGCCAATCGAGTCACGGACAAGCTGACCCCTATCCACGACCGGATCTTCTGCTGCCGGTCCGGCTCAGCGGCGGACACCCAGGCCGTGGCGGACGCGGTCACCTACCAGCTCAGCTTCCACAGCATTGAACTGAACGAACCTCCCCTGGTCCACACAGCTGCTAACCTCTTCAAGGAGATGTGTTATCGTTACCGAGAGGATCTCATGGCTGGGATCATCGTGGCTGGCTGGGATCCCTATGAGGGGGTCCAGGTATACTCAGTACCCATGGGAGGTATGATGATTCGGCAGCCTTTCTCCATTGGGGGTTCAGGTAGCTCCTACATCTATGGCTATGTGGATGCCACCTATCAAGAGGGTATGAATGAAAAGCAGTGTCTTCAGTTCACTGCCAATGCTCTTGCTTTGGCCATGGAGAGAGATGGCTCAAGTGGTGGCGTAATCCGGTTGGCAGCAATTACTGAGAAAGGAGTGGAACGGCAGGTGCTTATGGGGGACCAGCTTCCCCGATTTCCTGTTACCACTTTTCCTTCAGCTTGA